One window from the genome of Bacillus weihaiensis encodes:
- a CDS encoding potassium channel family protein: MKKEFAVIGLGRFGGSICRALSEEGMEVMAIDTDEDKVNEFANVASHAVVGDTTDETVLKSLGIRNFDHVIVAIGDNIQASILTTLMLKELGVKHITVKAQNDYHEKVLSKIGADQIVHPERDMGRRIAHNIISNNVLDYLELSDEHSIVEIVANDRLDGNSIIDLDIRALYGINIVAMKRDKDIIVSPQANEIIKKNDILIVIGADTDISRFEKRLLG; the protein is encoded by the coding sequence ATGAAAAAGGAATTTGCAGTCATTGGACTTGGACGGTTTGGAGGTAGTATTTGCCGTGCTCTTAGTGAAGAAGGCATGGAGGTTATGGCTATCGATACTGATGAAGATAAGGTAAATGAATTTGCAAACGTAGCATCTCATGCTGTAGTTGGTGATACTACAGATGAAACGGTATTAAAAAGCCTAGGTATTCGTAATTTTGATCATGTGATTGTTGCGATAGGGGATAATATACAAGCAAGTATTTTAACAACATTAATGTTAAAAGAATTGGGTGTTAAACATATTACTGTTAAGGCTCAGAATGATTACCATGAGAAGGTACTCTCTAAAATAGGAGCGGACCAAATTGTTCATCCAGAACGTGATATGGGGAGAAGAATTGCTCATAATATTATCTCAAATAATGTATTAGACTATCTTGAGCTTTCAGATGAACATAGTATTGTAGAGATTGTAGCAAATGATCGTCTTGATGGGAATTCTATTATTGATTTAGATATTAGGGCACTTTATGGGATTAATATTGTTGCAATGAAACGTGATAAGGATATCATAGTTTCTCCTCAAGCAAACGAAATTATTAAGAAAAATGATATCCTTATCGTCATAGGAGCAGATACAGATATTTCTCGATTTGAAAAAAGATTATTAGGTTGA
- a CDS encoding AbrB family transcriptional regulator, with product MRKFQQVFIPYIVGLLGGYIFYLFHFPIPWILGPMFLLIMWKNFAPLHGTYNQPTYLKNVSFIILGITFGLSFTADTFRLIGPYAIPFLFFTILLICLSIINGLFISKFVNIDKATSIFASVPGGLTEMVIASESVQANTSLVTIFQTVRLLTVVFLVPFSVLHLLDGHETPSLMLETSFNAPFLSYAWFILAGFVGYIVRAKLPAAYVIGPLLTIALLNILGVPLPQFHPGFIIFAQLSIGVSFGLMISIRDLITGGKYCLLYFLTTMILIISSFGVGYLFSVFTDINLATAILSFAPGGLVEMVLTATSVGADPSVVSALQFIRLLFIITIVPSVLTFLLKPAIDQKLNTS from the coding sequence ATGAGAAAATTTCAACAGGTTTTTATCCCTTATATTGTTGGTCTCCTTGGTGGGTACATTTTTTATTTGTTTCATTTTCCCATACCATGGATTTTAGGACCTATGTTTTTGCTTATCATGTGGAAAAATTTCGCTCCATTACATGGTACATATAATCAACCTACATACTTAAAAAACGTATCGTTTATAATTTTAGGTATCACTTTTGGATTATCCTTTACCGCAGATACATTTAGATTAATTGGACCATATGCAATACCTTTCTTATTTTTTACAATCCTACTTATATGTTTAAGTATTATAAATGGTCTTTTCATTAGTAAGTTCGTTAATATAGATAAAGCTACAAGTATTTTCGCATCTGTTCCTGGAGGACTAACAGAAATGGTCATCGCTAGTGAGTCTGTTCAGGCAAATACATCACTCGTGACTATTTTTCAAACAGTAAGACTTCTAACCGTCGTTTTTCTTGTCCCATTTTCTGTCTTACACCTTTTAGATGGGCATGAAACTCCAAGCCTGATGCTGGAAACATCCTTTAATGCTCCCTTTCTTTCTTACGCATGGTTTATTCTTGCTGGATTCGTTGGCTATATAGTACGTGCAAAGCTACCTGCTGCTTACGTCATTGGTCCTTTGTTAACAATTGCCTTATTAAATATACTCGGTGTACCATTACCGCAATTTCATCCTGGATTTATTATCTTTGCCCAACTATCAATAGGTGTTAGTTTTGGCTTAATGATTTCCATAAGAGATTTAATTACTGGGGGAAAATATTGCTTACTTTACTTTCTAACCACCATGATTTTAATCATATCTAGCTTTGGTGTTGGGTATTTATTCTCAGTATTTACAGATATCAATTTGGCAACTGCCATATTATCTTTTGCTCCAGGGGGATTAGTTGAAATGGTCTTAACAGCTACTTCAGTAGGTGCAGATCCGTCAGTCGTTAGTGCCCTTCAATTCATTAGGCTACTTTTCATCATTACCATTGTTCCGAGTGTACTTACATTCTTATTAAAACCGGCCATAGACCAAAAGCTCAACACTTCTTAA